Genomic segment of Dehalococcoidia bacterium:
TGAAAGAAAGACTGTTCCAGTAGCTTCTAGTCTTCTGCACAGCGCGCCTCCTCCAGTTTGTAGCCGACACCCTGCACGGTAACGATATTGCACCCCTTGCCGCCACTGGTAGTGGAGAGCTTGTGCCGGATATTTTTAATATGGGCGTCGATGGTGCGGTCGTAGCCCTCATAGGCCATGTCCATGGCGCGCTCGAGGAGCTGCTGGCGGCTGAGCACCCGTCCGGCCGACTGCGCCAGCGCCAGCACGATACGGAACTCGGTGGCGGTCAGACTGACCGCCTGTCCGTGGCAGGTCACCTCGAAACGCTCCGGGTCGATAGTCATCTCGCCGAGGCATATAGGCTTGCCGCCTGATTCAGCCGGTTTCTGAGATCTCCTCAAGACCGCTTTTACCCTGGCGGTAAGCTCGCGCGGGCTGAAAGGTTTAACCACGTAGTCGTCGGCCCCCAGCTCCAGACCTACCAGCTTATCGGCATCCTCGGCTCTCGCCGTCAGCATGATGACCGGCACCTGCGAACTTCGCCGTATCCCGCGCAGAACGTCCAGGCCGTCAAGTTCCGGCATCATGATATCGAGGATTATCAGGTCGGGTTTTTCGCGGCGGAAGGCTTCCAGCGCCCGTTTCCCGTCCTGGGCCTCCGTCACCTGGTAGCCATCCTTTAACAGATAGCTGCGCACGATGGAGAGCACCTTGGGTTCGTCGTCCACCACGAGGATGCGGCCTTTTGTAGCTATCGGGTTCATACTATCCATTGTAACCTGCCTGTAGTCTGTGTCAAGCCTTTGTGAAAAAAAGTGAGGCGGCAGTTACGCCGCCTCAACTCTTTCTCTTGTCTTGGTTAGGCTTACCAGCCCATCATTCCGCCGAAGCCCCGGCCTCTGCCGCCCATCATGCCGTAGCCGTAACCGGTTACAGGAGTGTTGGTGCCATTAAGGCCGTTGCCGAAGCAGCCGTAACCATTGCCGGTTCCAGATGTCGTGACGGGAGCGGCGATTGAGAGAGCAGCCTCGACGCGGGTGCGCAAATTGGCGATGATGGTGTTGGCCTGGTCCTGAGTTACGTAGCCGTATTTTACCATCAGATTCACCATGTCGGTCTGAGCGGCCACGATGGTATCAACCACCTTGGACAGGTCGACCTTCTGAGCCGTGGCGATAGCGGCAATGGTTTCGCCATTCTGCAGGCGCTGGACGAACTGGTCGTAGGTGATACCGAGCGTTGTAGCCACGCGCTGCAGGGTGACCTGGTCACCGAGAGCCAGCCCGCCGCCGCAGAAGGCGGCGCCGTAGCCCATGTAAAGGCTGTTAGTAGCGGCTGCCAGAGACGGCTGAACCGCAACCGGGGCTGTCTGGACGGCCGTCTGCGCCTGTGCAGGTATGTCCTTGGCCAGGGCCGGAACGGCTATCAGCGCCGTGGCGGCGATGGCGATGGTGGCAAGTGCGAGAGCGATAATCTTTTTCATTTCTTCCTCCATTT
This window contains:
- a CDS encoding DUF2680 domain-containing protein, translated to MEEEMKKIIALALATIAIAATALIAVPALAKDIPAQAQTAVQTAPVAVQPSLAAATNSLYMGYGAAFCGGGLALGDQVTLQRVATTLGITYDQFVQRLQNGETIAAIATAQKVDLSKVVDTIVAAQTDMVNLMVKYGYVTQDQANTIIANLRTRVEAALSIAAPVTTSGTGNGYGCFGNGLNGTNTPVTGYGYGMMGGRGRGFGGMMGW
- a CDS encoding DNA-binding response regulator → MNPIATKGRILVVDDEPKVLSIVRSYLLKDGYQVTEAQDGKRALEAFRREKPDLIILDIMMPELDGLDVLRGIRRSSQVPVIMLTARAEDADKLVGLELGADDYVVKPFSPRELTARVKAVLRRSQKPAESGGKPICLGEMTIDPERFEVTCHGQAVSLTATEFRIVLALAQSAGRVLSRQQLLERAMDMAYEGYDRTIDAHIKNIRHKLSTTSGGKGCNIVTVQGVGYKLEEARCAED